One genomic window of Glycine max cultivar Williams 82 chromosome 16, Glycine_max_v4.0, whole genome shotgun sequence includes the following:
- the LOC102668681 gene encoding protein MAIN-LIKE 1-like → MVRTRGLGRALGHVTGKGVGRGDRDDSDDASQCRRPTASARRQRIIVTAAHDELVVPAPDVEADVFPDDPMEPADVEDIVADIPADTARRLLRMSMRDFRERPELKLSSHGRKVHSLGRLVPAIEGLVAGTGLSPLIACSVDTGDRGLLSSFVERWHRETSSFHLPVGELTITLDDVSSLLHLPVVGDLHVFQLLHVDDAVQMLVDLLMVFAESAMAETA, encoded by the exons atggttaggaccAGAGGATTAGGTCGTGCCTTAGGTCACGTTACTGGTAAAGGTGTGGGCAGAGGAGATCgtgatgattctgatgatgcTTCGCAGTGTCGACGGCCTACCGCATCCGCACGGAGGCAGCGAATCATTGTGACTGCAGCGCACGATGAGCTAGTGGTCCCTGCGCCAGATGTTGAGGCTGATGTATTTCCGGATGACCCGATGGAACCAGCTGATGTCGAGGACATTGTGGCAGACATTCCTGCGGACACGGCGCGGAGGCTGCTGAGGATGAGCATGAGGGATTTTCGG gagcgtCCTGAGTTGAAGTTATCCTCTCACGGGAGGAAGGTCCATAGTTTAGGCAGGCTTGTCCCTGCCATTGAGGGACTCGTTGCTGGGACAGGACTAAGTCCTTTGATCGCATGTTCGGTAGACACTGGCGATCGGGGACTTTTGTCCTCGTTTGTAGAACGGTGGCACCGGGAGACGTCTAGTTTCCATCTCCCGGTGGGAGAGCTCACGATCACGCTGGACGACGTCTCCTCGCTTCTCCATCTGCCTGTGGTTGGTGACTTGCACGTCTTTCAGCTCTTGCACGTGGACGATGCTGTTCAGATGCTGGTGGACTTATTGATGGTCTTTGCAGAGTCTGCTATGGCTGAGACAGCCTAA
- the LOC102668823 gene encoding uncharacterized protein — MIILLRPFGVSAGKEKATMRKCWIYEHFPLVANSTADKEYDEDSLRACRWIVKKKTMKSIRTPAYRECLDRLQIPDVCWISYGEHRSVRDFHVISCYSSLLHWGPVAVYYRPERVVRQFGYTQTIPAPPIDSWVSYDDIHDRWMHYSDHIVPAGEVCAMPGQCVSDYMDWFFRISHPFMPLGHASDPLPNGHA; from the exons atgaTAATTTTACTGAGACCATTtggggtttctgcgggaaaggaaaaAGCTACAATGCGAaag TGCTGGATTTACGAGCACTTTCCCTTAGTTGCGAATTCCACTGCTGATAAGGAATACGACGAGGATTCCCTACGTGCGTGTAGATGGATTGTGAAGAAGAAGACAATGAAGAGCATACGTACACCGGCTTACAGGGAGTGCCTGGACCGACTCCAGATTCCGGATGTTTGTTGGATCTCGTATGGGGAGCACCGATCGGTCCGAGACTTCCATGTCATATCATGCTATTCCAGTCTCTTGCACTGGGGGCCTGTGGCTGTTTATTACCGTCCAGAGAGGGTCGTGCGACAGTTTGGATACACACAAACCATTCCTGCTCCTCCTATCGATTCATGGGTGTCGTATGATGATATACACGATAGGTGGATGCACTACTCAGATCATATCGTTCCAGCAGGTGAGGTGTGCGCTATGCCAGGTCAGTGTGTCAGTGACTACATGGACTGGTTCTTCCGCATCTCGCATCCTTTCATGCCACTAGGCCACGCATCAGATCCTCTGCCTAATGGTCATGCCTAG